Sequence from the Mycobacterium florentinum genome:
CCCGGTCCGAAAAGCCTTATGTCGAAGCCTTGATGCGGTTGACGAGCGAGATGTTGCACCCACGCTGCACGTGATGTGAGATCGGCTACAGCCTCACCGGCGTTAAACTTACGACACTAGGTATGAGACGTCAATCAAGAAATGTCAGCTGATGTGCGGCCGCCCAGTCGGCCCGCCTTGCCGGAGCCGGTGCGTTAACTGGAAAACATGTCTGTACAGAGGCTGAAGCGCCGAAAAGGACGCTCGTCGCACCCGGCCGCGCCCAAAAGGCGCGACCGCGACGCGCAACGCCCGGCCCTGCTACCCATTGGCGACCACGGGCCGTAATCTACGACAGCAAGGTTATTGGTTGCGGCGCGGAGGTGTGATGGACAGCGACCTGTTCGACGCGGACCACGAACGGTTCCGCGCGTCGGTACGCGGATTCGTGGACACGCATGTGGTTCCGAAGCTGCAGCAATGGGACACCGATCGCCTGATCGACCGCGAGACCTGGCGGATCGCGGGCAAGCTCGGCCTCCTCGGCCAGTCCGCGCCCAAAGAGTTCGGCGGCGCGGACGAGCAGGACTACCGCTATCGAGTGGTGATTCAGGAGGAGATCGCGCGGGTCGGCGCATCGGCCCTGCAGTCGGGCTTCTCCACCAATGACGACATCGTCTTGAACTATCTGCTTCGTCACGCCGGTGAAGGGCAGCGTCAACGGTGGCTGCCCGGATTCGTGACCGGCGAGACCATCGGGGCCATCGCGATGACCGAGCCCGCGGCGGGCAGCGACCTGCGCGCCATCGGGGCCACCGCCAAAAAAGACGCGCGCGGCTGGGTCCTGAACGGCTCCAAGACCTTCATCACCAGCGGCATCCTGTGTGATCTGGTGATCGTCTTTGCCAAGACGGATCCGGACGCGGGCTCGCGGGGCTTCAGCTTGTTCGTGGTCGAGGACGGCACGCCCGGCTTCTCCCGAGGCCGCAAGCTGGACAAGGTGGGGCTGCATGCGCAGGACACCGCCGAGCTGATGTTCGACGATGTGCTCCTCGGACAAGACAACCTGCTCGGCGACGAGGGGGCGGGATTCGCCTACCTGATGCAGAGCCTGCCGCTGGAACGCCTCGGGATTGCAATTGCCGCACAGGTTTCCGCTGAGGCAGTGTTCGATTGGACGATGACCTACGTCGGTCGGCAGCGCGCGTCCGGCGAACGAGTAGGCGATTTTCAGTCACCGGGATTCGTTCTGGCCGAGATGAAGACGGCAATCGAGGTGTCTCGGGCGTACCTGGATCGCTGCGTGCGCGCCTACAATCGGCGGGCATTGAGCGCCGTCGATGCGGCCAAGGCCAAGTATTGGGCGACCGAATTGCAGGGTCGCGTGATCGACGCCGGCCTGAAGCTACACGGCGACTACGGATACATCCCCGAATACCGGTTCGCCAAGGCTCTTATCGACGCGCGTATTCAGCGAATCTACGGCGGCACAAACGAAATCATGAGAGAGATCATCCGGCGGGATCTGATGGCTTCGGTCTAGACGCAAACCGCTTGTCAGTCGTCCTCGATGATCAGCGCGACCTCGGGGCAGGCGTTCACACCTAACCGGGTGGCTTGCTCGTCGCCGGGGGCGACGGCGTGGTCCTGCAGGATGGAGTAACCGTCGTCGTCGATGGGGAACAAGTCCGGCTCGACCGCGAAACACTGCGCGTGTCCAGCGCACTTACCGCGTTCAAGGTGAACCTTCATTACCTACGCCTCCAGACAAACAGTTCGGCGCCAAAGGGGCTGTTTGGTCGTCTCTTTCACGCAAAACTATAGGCTTTAGTTGTTTTCGAGTCCAGAATGGAGTGGCTCCGCAATGTCTTGTTGAATGGCTGCAGGCACTGGACCAAGCAAGAACGCCCCACCGAGACCAAGGCGGCTCGGATCACACCGTTTGCGTTGGGCCAGAACGCTATACGACGCTCGCGACCGGCTGGCCGTTCAGCTCACGCAGGGCGTCGAAGGTCTCGGCCAGCCGGCGGGCGCCGCTGACTGCCGAGCCCATGTCGCCCGAGGTGACCAGGGCGCCGTAGTCACCGATCATGACGTGCGTGCATCCGGCCTCGATGAATGGCTGAATCATCTTCGCCACCTCTGTGGGCGTTCCGGAGAAGCGCATGTTGCGAACCATCTCCGGCGAGACCTTGTCGATCACCTTCAGCGCATCCTCCCGACTGACTTCCATCGGCAACAGGTCGCGGACATAGGCGAAGTCTTCCCCGAGCGGGTTGACCTGCCCGTGCCGCGCCCATGCCTGCGGACCCGGCACCAGGGCGGCCGAATCCCAACGGATCACGGGGTTGTTGACCAGCTCCTCCACGTGGGCGTCGTCATCGCCGAGCACGACCCCGAACAACATCAGCTTCGTCAATGTCGACGGGTCGCGGTCGACCTCCTCGGCCAGGCGGTTGAATTCGGCGATCTGTTCCACGTACTCCTGTGCGCTCGACCCGGGGAAGTATGAGCACCAACCATCGGCGAGCTGCGCCGCGTACCTCATTGCTTTCCCTGGCCCGCCCGCTACGAGCAGGTCCGGGCCGCCGGGTGTATATGCCGGAGTCGAGATACCACCATTGGCGACCCGCCAGAACTTTCCGTCGAAGTTAACCGGCTCGTCGGCCGAGAACCACAGTTTCAGCAGCTTGAGGGTCTCCTCGAGCCGTCCGAATGGGCGGTCCCGAGTGATGCCGTAGGGCGTGTTCTGCTTGTTTTCTCCCGCGCCCAGCGCGAGGAAGAAGCGACCCTCGCTGTAGTGATCCAGCGTCAGCGCCAATTGCGCCAGTACGTCCGGGCTGCGGCGCGATACGTCGCTTGCCGAGAGCCCCATGCGGATGTTCTCCGTGACGATGGCGGTCTCGGTGAGTTGAGGCCAGGGCTCGAGCCACGCGTCGATGTGGAACAACTCTGCCGCGGGCGCCAAATCCGGGGTCCAGATCGAGCGGGGGATCGTCAGGCAGTGCTGATCCCAATAGGTCAGGAAGTCGAGCCCGGCCTCGTCGTACGCCTGGACGGCCTGTCGGTGCCCCGCGACCGGGGGGAATTGGACCGGGGCCACACCGTATTTCACATCCCGCATGACTCTCCTCGCGAGGCGATGAGCTGATGGGCGAAACGTATGACAGATTTCAATTCTTGTCAATCGTCTAGATGATAATGTGGCGAGGTGCTCGACTTCGGCGAAAGCCGCACCAGCAACGAAGAGGCGCTCAACAAGGTTGTCTCCGCCGCCCGGGAAGTGTTCGCCCGCTACGGTATTCACCGCACCCGGATGGAGGACATCGCCGCCGCTGCCGGCATCCCGCGTCAATACCTCTACCGGTACGTTGCGAGCAAGGAGCAGCTGATCGAGTTAGCTCTCCTCGAGCGATGCCGAGAATTCTCCGACGAGATTCTCGAGCGAACCCGCGTCGGCACCAAGAGCCCCGAACGGGCGCTCGCGACCGCAATCGTCGCCTGTGTCGTCGCCGGTCGCGGTGACACTGAATTTGCTTACCTCGCCGAAGCTTTGTCGCGCACCCGGCTGAACCTCATCCTGTCGGGCTCGGGGTCGCCGATGCATACCTATGTCAAGCGCTGCCTGAGCCCGATCCTCGAGCGTGCGCGGTCTGCTGGACGTCTGCGCACCGACGCGACCGAGGATGCAATCATCGACTGGCTGCAAGGACAGATGACGTGGCTGACTCCACGCGACGACCTCGACGAACCCGCAATGATGAAGCTGCTGCTGACTTTCGTTGTGCCGGCGTTGTTTCAGCCCTGATCAGAAACTGGGCCCGGGCCAACGACTTCCCGGGTGTACGCGCCGAAATCAGCTGGAATGGCGAATTCAGTTCTGCCCGAACAGAAATGCCTCACGTGAGGTCTTCCTGCGGGTCCTTGGACCGCGCACCTTGCTCGAGGCGACCGGGATCGCGGAACGAAGGGTCCAGCCTGCGAACGGTGGAAATGAACGCGATGGCGATAAACAGCGCGATGATGCCGTACACCGCTGCCGGGATGGCCATTTCGGGGTTGTTGAGTAGCTGTGGACTCAGGGCTATGCCCATGGCCAACACGCCGTTGTGCATGCCGATCTCGAGGCTCATCGCGATCGCCTGCCGTGCGGCAAGACGCATCATGCGCGGTGCCAGATAGCCGATGGTCAGACTGGTGATGCAGAAGACCGCAACGGCGCCACTCAGTACGCCGAAGTAGCGCGCGAGCGTTCCCCAGGATTTGATGAGGGTCGCCGCGATGATGAGCACCAACAGCAGTGCCGCGGCGATTCGGATTGGTGTGTGAAGCCGCCGCGCAAGCCCGGGAAGACGGTGGCGGATCGCAACACCGATCGCCGTGGGCACCAGCACAAGCCCGAACACCCCGAGGAACTTGTCCCATTGCAGCGGGAGAAAGCGGCCATTCCCGAGGAACCACGTCATCGAAAACGCCAGTATCACCGGCACCGCGACGATCGACAGCACCGCGTTGATCGCGGTCAACGTGAGGTTCAGGGCAAGGTCGCCATTGAACAGGTGACTCAGGATGTTTGCGGTCGTCCCGCCCGGGGTGGCTGCCATCAGCATCAGACCGACCGCCAGGTTCGGTGGAAGGTCAAACGCTTCGGCGACCAGCCAGCATAGCGCCGGGAGTAGCAGGGCCTGGCAGATCAAGGCCACCGCCAGCGGTCGCCTCAGTGTCGCGGCGCGCCGGAAGTCGTCGATCGTGAGTGTCAGCCCCAGGGCCAGCATGACGACCCCGACGACCAACGGAAAATACCGGTTGTCCATGAAACCCCGCGTTGCCGGTGCGTTGAAGCCGTCAGTAGCGACCGGCCCGCAATCGAATGCGACTGCTAGTCCTCAGTTCCCGTTCCTAGCATCATCCGAGCGGTCTTGCAGCATAACGATCGTTCGCGGTTGTCGTAGCGCGATCAGCGTCGAGTCACAGCCTCCTGCAACGGCGCCCGCTCCCCGGTTGTCACCGGCTCCAGCCGCACCGGGATTCCATCCAGCAGAGTCATCCCGGCGATCTTTTCGACGTCGGCGATCTCGCTCGACGCGAGGACATTGATGTTCGGGCCGCCGGCTTCGTTGGCCAATCGCCATCCGGCCGCACGGTGTCCCCAGCCGTGCGGCACGGCGATGGTGCCCTCGATGATCTCGTCGGTCACCATCACCTCGGTCTCGATCTCTCCCGACGCCGACACGATGCGTACCCGATCACCGGTCATCACCCCGGCGTGTGCGGCATCCTTCGGGTGCACCCGGGCGGTGTGCTTGCGGCGTGCGGTCATCAGCGAGGGCAGGTTGTGCATCCACGAATTGTGGGAATGCAGCTCGCGCAACGTGATCAGCGACAACGGCAGGTCAGGGTCCGTGTCGTGCCGTTCACCGAGCCGGCGCGATTCGGCAAGTACCTGGGCGGCGTCCAGATGTACCAGACCGTCTTTGTGGCGGATCCTCTTGTGTTGTTCGCCGGTGGGTTGGTGCTCGCCCAGCACCATCCCGTTGTCCGCGGCCGCCAGCTTCTTCAGGCTCAACCCGCCGCGGCGCAGGCCGAAGAAGTCGCCGTAGGGTCCCAGCCGCACGGCCAAATCGACCAGGGTGCGCGGCGTTGGCCTGATCCCGACCCTGGCCGCCGCACGTAGCATCGGCACGCTGTATGGGGCGATGCCGATGCGTCGGCCGATTTCGTCGATGATCTGCCACTCGTCCTTGCATTCACCCCGCGGCGGGATGACCGCCTCGGTGGACTCCGCAAAGGGCAGCGTGTGGTTCTGCAGAAACTGCAGTGGTACATCGTGCTTTTCGAGGAACGTGGTGCCCGGCAAGATGTAGTCGGCCAGCAGTCCCGTCTCCGAGACGTACAGGTCGATCGAGACCATCAGGTCGAGGCGCTTGATGCCCCGGGTGAGTTCGTCGGGATTGGGGTTGGCCAGCACCGGGTTTCCACCGACGGTGAAGAAGGCCCGCAACTGTCCGTCGCCTTCGGTGAGCATTTCCTTGGCCATCATCACCGAGGGCAGCATGCCGAACGCGTCGGGGAAGCCGCCGACGCGGCCGAAGTGTTTGCCGAAGGTATCGGCGGCCTTGTTGAAGGTCGGCGGCGTCAAGGACTTGCCGAGCAAGGAGCCGCCCGGTCGGTCGAAATTGCCGGTGACGACGTTGAGCGCATCGAGCAGGAAGACGGTCAGGGTGCCGTGCCGGCCGCGGCAGGTGCCGATTCGCCCGTACACCGCCGCCGTGCGCGCGGTCGCGAGATCACGTGCGAGCTGGCGGATCTCGTCGGGGCCAAGTCCGGTGCGCCGCGCCGCCTCCTCGCAGGTATAGCTGTCACTGGCGACCATCTGGCGCAGCATCTCGATTCCGCGCGAGGTCTTCGCGATGGCCGTACGGTCCTCGAGCCCCTCGTCGAAGATCACCCGCAACATGGCACCGAGCAGCCACGCGTCCGAGTCGGGACGTACCTGCAGATGCTCGAAGACCCGCGCGGTCTCGGTCCGTCGCGGATCGACGACGACAACCCGGCCGCCGCGCTTGGGGATCGCGCGCAGTGTCTCTTTGATATGTGGCGCGGTCAGCAGGCTGCCATGCGACACAAAGGGATTGGCGCCCAGCATCAGCAGGAAATCGGTACGTTCCAGATCCGGAATCGGGAAGATCAGCGCAGAACCGTAGAGGAACGCGCTGGCCGCCGAGCGACTCGCCGTGTCTTGAGACCCGGGAGTGTAAAAGTGCGGCGAGTGCAGGGCATCGAGAAATCCCTTGACCCACATCGGCGGTGAATACGAAAAGTAGACCGGGTTGCCCAGGTAAGCGCCCACGGCGCCGCCGCCGTGCGTGCCGATCACGGCCCTGAGTTTCGACGCGATCTCGTCGAAGGCCTGCGCCCAGCTGATGCGCTCGAATTGCTCAAGGCCGCCATGCCCCCGCGGTACCCCGGCCTTGCGCCGCAACGGGTGCAGCACCCGGTCCGGGTCGTTGACCAATTCGGTCATTGCGACGCCCTTCGGGCAGCCGAACCCCCGCGAGATCGGATGATCCTTGTCGGGTCGCATTTGGATCAACACGCCGTCTTCCACGGTGGCGACGTACCCACAGAGCGCTTCGCAGATGCGGCAGTAGGTATGCGCATGGGTCACGGTCATGGCGCGCCTCCGAATCGTGAATTAATCAGCAAACTTGGTGTTGCTGGCTGCCGCTTGCGCCGTCGCCGGCGCGTGCGGCCAGGAAATTGAGCGCCAAATCGTTGAAGCGGTCGGGGAATTCGACCATCGGGCAATGTCCCGAGTCAGAGAAAACAGCGAGTTCGCAGTCGGGTAGCTTGTCGTGCATTTGGTAGGCAGACTTGGGAGACACAACGACGTCGTGCTCGCCCCAGACGAGTAGGACCGGGCAGGTGATCGATTCGGGCACCGTCGCGTGCACGGAGCGCGCGGCGGCGGGGATCGCGTCGACCGAACCCGGGCCCCCAAATGTCGGCATGGTCATGGCTGCCAGCTGCGCCGACATCACCCGGGGATCGCGAAGGGCCGCGCGCAGTGCTATCCGCCGAACCCACATCCTGGTCGCGAGTGCGTGCCGGACGAAGCGTCGTCGCAAGATAGCCGAGCACAGCCGCAGCACCACAAGAATGACTGCCAGACGCCGCTCCGACATCGGCACACCGCCGGAGTCGACCAGAATGAGGCGCGATGTGCGTCGCGGGTCGGCTTTGAACATTTCTATCGCGACTAGACCACCCATGGAATGTCCTGTGACCGTTGCTGATTCGATGCCGAGCTCAGTGAGCAGGTCGAGCACGGTGCGCGCGTGGGTGGCCATTTCGGCCGGCGCGGGCAACGGATCGGATTGGCCGAAGCCGGGCAGGTCGACTGCGATGACGCGGTGCTGCTGTGCCAGTGCAGGAATATTCTCAAGCCACCATTGCCAACTCGAGGCCATGCCGTGCAACAGAACTACAGCCGGTCCCATGCCGTAGTCGAGGTACTGCACCCGCAGGCCGTTGATCACGCGATAGGCGATCGACGGAGCCCAGTCGATGTCAGTCCAGTGCGGGACAGCCGTCGCGCCACCGGGGGGTGACGACGTCACCACCGCTGCCTTCGTCGGAGGCGCGCGCTAAACCTCATGACGGTAGGTTAAAGCATGGGGGCGCTTCCAGGCCAGATTCAGTGTCAATCGGTGGCGGGATGGCGGCGACGAACGACCTGGATGCCCACCATCGTCATCACCAGGTCGCCGTTTTGATCGACCATCTCGTACTGGCAGTGCACGTCGGCATTTCGGGGACCCATTTTGACGTCGAGCACCTCCAGCGATCCGGTCAGCACCGAGCCGGGGCGGACCGGATGGGGCAACCGCATCCGGTCGAATCCCTTGCCCGCGACCAACGCGAGCCGGGCCATGAATTTGGGCGACGAGATGCTCGCGAACAGCGAGAGGGTGTGCATGCCGCTGGCGATCACATCCCCGAACGGTGATTCGGTTCCGTCGAGGTGGATCGGAAGCGGGTCGAATTGACTGGCAAATTGGATGATTTCGTCGCGACTCACTTCGACGTGGCCGAGGTCCATCCAGTCTCCGACCGCGAGATCCTCCGCGTACAGCGTCTGGTGGGACGTCACGGACGCAAGATCGCGGCCCTCGTGGCGCGGCAGGCTCATCCGGACAGGCTAGAGGGCCGTTGATTGCACTGTTCGGGCGGCCGGGGCGCTGTGGCTCGGCCGGTGGATCGGAGGTGCTCCCCAAACCGCCTCCTTTTTGGTACCAAACATTGTTAGGATATCGCCACCGCAGTCCACCGAAAGGACCGTCGATGACGACGCAGACCGATTTGGGTGTGAGCGACTCGTTACGCGAGCCCGGATTCATCGAAGTCCGCTGCCCAGCCGATGGGCGGGTGGTCGGCAGCGTGCCGGACATGACGTCGGGGCGGGTGCACGAAATCGCGCAGCAGCTGCGGGCGGCGCAACCGGCGTGGGAGGATTTAGGACCTCAGGGCCGGGCCAAACATGTTCTGCGGCTTCTGGACTGGGTGCTTGACAACGAGAAGCGGTTGCTCGGCCTGATGCAGGAGGAGACGGGCAAGTCGTGGGGTGACGCCCAGGTCGAGACCGCCGTCGTGGTCGACGCGGTCAACTACTTCACCAAGCATGCGGTGGAATTCCTCGCAGACCGCACCGTCGAGCGTTCGGGCGCGATGGCGTTGACCAAGAACCTGCGCGTCTTCCATCGCCCACACCAGCTGGTGGGGGTGATCACCCCGTGGAACGGCCCGCTGGCTACCCCAACGATCGATGGCATCCCGGCGCTGATGGCCGGGGCGGCCGTCCTTTTCAAGCCGTCCGAGGTGACGCCGCTGACCTGGGCCGAGGTGACCCGCGGCTGGCTGGAAGAGGTCAAGGGACCGCCGGTGCTGGCGTGCGTGACGGGCGGTGGCGCCACCGGGGCCGCGGTGGTCGACGAGGTGGACATGATCCAGTTCACCGGATCAACGGCCACCGGCCGAAAGATCGCCGCTCGAGCGGGGGAGAGGCTGATCCCGTGCGGTTTAGAGCTCGGCGGTAAGGACGCGATGATCGTGCTCGACGACGCCGACATCGACCGGGCGACAAGCGGCGCCGTGTGGGGCGGTCTGTGGAACTCCGGTCAGATCTGCGTGTCGGTCGAACGAATCTATGTGCAGGACAAGGTCTACGACGAATTCGTGAACAAACTGACCGACAAGGTCACCGCGCTGCGTCAGGGCATGGACCGCGACGGCAGCTTCGAGACCGACATCGGGGCAATGGCGACCGAGAACCAGGTACGCATCGTCGAGCGTCATGTCGCCGATGCGCTGCAGGCCGGCGCGCGCGCCGTGACCGGCGGTAAGCGGGGCAACGGCGGGACGTTCTTCCAGCCCACGGTGCTGACGGGCGTCGACCATTCGATGGCGTGCATGCGCGAGGAAACGTTCGGGCCGACGCTGCCGGTGATGCGAGTCCGGGACGAGGACGAGGCGATCCGGTTGGCCAACGACTCGCCTTACGGCTTGGCCGCGAGCGTGTTCAGCGGGAACAAGGAACGGGCCGACCGAGTCGCCCGCCGGCTGGAAACCGGCGCGGTCAACATCAACAGCGTGCTGACCGCCACGATGCTGCTCACCCTGCCGATGGGCGGGTGGAAGTCGTCCGGGGTGGGCGGTCGCAACGGCGGTGCGGCGGGACTCCTCAAATTCTGCCGGCAGCAAGCTGTGGTGACCGAGCGTTTCAATCTGAGATCCGAACCGCACTGGTACCCGTATCTGCCCCGGATGAGCCGACTTCAGGCGCGGTTGGTCCGGATTACCGGGGCGCACGACTGGCGGCGCCGGCTGGGCCGCAAGGGCAAGAACCGCAAGGGGTGAGTGACGTTGTCTCGGGTGACCATCGACCCGGCGAAATGCCAGGGCCACGGCCGGTGCGTGCTCATCGCGCCGACCTACTTCGACATGGACGACGCCGGTTTCGGGACGGTAGTGCGTGACGACGTCGAGGAGGCCGACAAGGCCGACATCGACGAGGCGGTGTTGAGCTGCCCGGAGCACGCCATCACCTTCGAGTGAAGCGGTGTCTAACCGGAGGCCGCGACGGTCCCATCGGCGATCAAAGAACTGACCTCCTCGTCGCTGAAACCCGACTCCCGCAGCACATCTCGGGTATCCGCACCGGTTGCCCGCGGCGCCGGACCGGGGCGTCCCGGGGTGCGGGATAGTCGCGGCGCGGGCCCGGCGGTCACCGAACCGTCCGGTGCGGTGGTGATCGTGGCGCGTGCTCGCAAGTGCGGATCGTCCGCGAGTTCGTCGAGTTCGAGAACCGGTGCCCCGCAACCGTCGACATCGGCGAACACTGCGCTCCAGTGGGCGCGTGGCTTGGTCGCGAAAACCGCTGCGATTCGTTCGCGCAATTCGGGCCAGCGCGCCTGGTCGAGCTGAGCGGACATATCGACGTTGTCAATCCCAAGGGCGCCAAGGAAATTGGCGTAGAACTTCGGTTCGATTGCGCCAACCGCGAAGAACCGACCATCGGCGCAGGCGTAGGGGCCGTAGAACGGCGCGGAGCCGGACAGGATATGGCGGCCGCGGCCGGCCCAGATGCCCGCGTTGAACTCGGCAAGGTTGGTCAGGTTCAGTAGTGCCGAACCATCGGCGATCGAGGCGTCGATCACTTGGCCCCGGCCGGTGACGGTGCGCTCGTAGATCGCCATCACGATTCCCAGCGCGGCGAACAGCGAGCCACCGGCCAGGTCGCCCAGCATGGCCAACGGTGGTACCGGTCGTTCGTCGCCGATCACCCCGAGCGTGCCCGCGATCGCCGCGTAGTTGATGTCGTGTCCGGCTCGGTCGCGGTAGGGACCGTCTTGGCCCCACCCGGTCAACCGCGTGTAGATGAGTCTCGGATTGCGTTCGCACAGTATGTCCGGGCCCAGCCCACGGCGTTCCATCGTGCCGGGACGGTTGCTCTCCAGCAGGACATCGGCGGCGTCGGCAAGGCGCGCAATGACCTCGGCTCCGCCCGGCGCGCGCAGATCCACCACGACCGACCGTTTACCTCGCGACAGCGACTTGGCCGGATCGAAGGGGTGCGGCGTGGCCGGCCGTTCCACCGCAACCACGTCGGCCCCGAAGTCGGCCAGCAGCATCGAACAGAAGGGCCCGGGACCCAACGCGCTGAGGTCCAGCACCCGCACGCCGGTCAACGGTGGCACACCGGTTTTCGTGACGCTCGACGGTGGAGGCTGGACCACCCGGTCAAGATACCAAACTTAGTTTGTTTGTGGTGTGGTTTCCCGGGTGCGAACGCGTTCAAGGGCTGGCCGCGGTAGGCCGATAAGTGGTTCCAAGCGCGTTTTTGCCCACGTCCTCATCGCTCATGGCCATAACCAAATGATGATCGTCAAATGCTAGATGATGTCCTATGCTGAGGCCATGACCATGCGCACCTTGATCCAGCTCAGCAAGGGCAAGACGAGCAGGCAGGCCCACCGAAATCTGCCCGGCGCGGGCACCAACGGCGAATTGCTGAAAGACGATGAACTCACCAGGCGGGGCTTCGACGGCCGTGAGGCCGTGCTGTACCGCTCCAATGACCCGACGGTTTTTCGCACCGAGGGCCGGTTCAAGTCGACCAGCGCCATGCTTGGCGACATCAAGCCGGAGGACCTCACCGATCCGCGGGG
This genomic interval carries:
- a CDS encoding CaiB/BaiF CoA transferase family protein; protein product: MRVLDLSALGPGPFCSMLLADFGADVVAVERPATPHPFDPAKSLSRGKRSVVVDLRAPGGAEVIARLADAADVLLESNRPGTMERRGLGPDILCERNPRLIYTRLTGWGQDGPYRDRAGHDINYAAIAGTLGVIGDERPVPPLAMLGDLAGGSLFAALGIVMAIYERTVTGRGQVIDASIADGSALLNLTNLAEFNAGIWAGRGRHILSGSAPFYGPYACADGRFFAVGAIEPKFYANFLGALGIDNVDMSAQLDQARWPELRERIAAVFATKPRAHWSAVFADVDGCGAPVLELDELADDPHLRARATITTAPDGSVTAGPAPRLSRTPGRPGPAPRATGADTRDVLRESGFSDEEVSSLIADGTVAASG